TCGCGATGATCGCACCCAAACCTGCGATCACGCACTCCTGGCGCGTAATTACCGTGGCGGAGGCCCGCACCTCCGCGCCCACGGTCAGGGCGGTGGTAATGTCTTGCATTGCCTTGTCTTCCAGAAGCGCGGCTTCCAGAATTGCCGCCACTTTCTTGCTCTTCCACTCCATTGTCCCGCCATCCTTGCCGTGCGTCTGGCATCCAATAGACACCAGCCATCCGCACCGTACCGCTGTAGGATGCTTCCACACCCCCGGGAGAGTCAATGCCGCTTTCACATCAGTTCGCCATGCTCGCTCTGCTCGCGCTCCCGATCGCGTGCATCGCATGGACGGTCACCCATGAAGAGATCTTTCGCGAACCGCGCGAGTTCTGCAAGCGGTGCAGCGAAACCAGGACCCATTTCCTGGTGAGAAAGTTTTTTTATCTCTTTACCTGCGAATACTGCTTCAGCCACTACGTCACGGCGGCTATTCTCATCCTCACCCGCTTCCAACTGCTCTACAGCGGTTGGCGAGGATACTTCCTCGCGGAGTTTGCCCTCGTCTTCCTGGCAAACATCTATATGAGCTTCTACAACCGCCTGCGGCTCGATATCAAACACGAGAACGTCGTCATCGCGAACGAAGAAAAAGCGCAGGAAGAGATTGAAACGAAGTAGCAGGGGTTGTGCACAAGATCATGCACAACCCCCATTTTTTCTGCTTTTGCTCTAAACCAGCAACGTCGTGCCCCATTCTTTTGCAGCTTTATCGCGAAAGGGTGGGGTAAGGGCACCACGGATCTATAAGCAAGGATCCGGACCCAAAAGAACTAAGCCGGCAACGCCTCCAGCGCAGCCCTCGTCTTGTCGCAAAGCAACTGGGTCTCCGCCTGTTGCTTCTTCAACCCATCCACCACACTCTGCGGAGCCTTCGCCAGGAAGCCTTCATTGCCCAACTGCCGCGAAGCCGCTTCCAGGCCCTTTTCATACTTCACAAGGTCTTTCGTCAACCGTTCGCGCTCCGCCGCAACATCGATCTGCCGCTCATAGACCACAGCGACGTCGAAGTCCTTCGTAGAGCGAGCATTCGCACCTGACAGGGCTTCCGTGGCAAACTCCACATCGCTCACGCGCGCCAACCGCGCCAGCATATCGCGATTCGCATCGGCCAGCGCCAGCATGCGATTGTCGCCATGCAGCTGGATCGGTGCAGACTCCTTCTCCGGTACCGCCATCTCCTTCCGCACACCGCGCACCGTCACGATCAGGCTCTGCAGCGTCTCCATCGCGGCCACCGCGCTGTCGTCGGCAGGGAAGTCCTCAGCCTGCGGATAACGTGTCAGCGCAATGCTCTTTGCAGGAGCATCGCCTTCATACATGGCATGCCAGATCTCTTCCGTAAGGAAAGGCATGAAGGGCGAGAGAAGCCGCAGGGCAGACTCGAACACGCCGACGAGACCAGCCAGAGAAACCGCCGTCTCAGGATTCTGGATGCCGGGGACATACTCCAAACGAAGCTTCACCAGCTCCAAATACCAGTCGCAAAACTCGCCCCAGAAGAACTGATAGATCGCACTCGCCGCCTCATCGAAGCGATACTCGGTAAGCGCACGATCCACCTCGGCGCACACAGCGCGTACGCGCGCGAAGATCCATCGCGTCTCGATCGGCGTAAAGTCCGGCAGGGCCGTCACAATCGCGGCAGGTCCCATCTTCATGGTGTACCCAGCCTCGCGTGCTCGCTCGATCTGCATAAAGAGAAAGCGGGCGGCATTCCAGATCTTGTTCGCAAATGCGCGATTGCCTTCTGTGCGCGCTTCGCTGAAAGCAACATCCGTTCCCGGAGAAGCCTGCGAAGCCAGCGTGAATCGCACCGCATCGGTGCCATAACGCTGGATAATGTCGATCGGATCGATCACATTGCCCTTCGTCTTCGACATCTTCTGGCGGTCCGCATCGCGCACCAGCGCATGGATGTAAACCTCGCGGAAGGGCACGGCATCCTTCAACGTTCGCGCCAAGCCGTCGGGCATGGGAACGTCCAGCATGAAGTGCGTTCCCAGCATGATCATGCGCGCCACCCAGAAGAACAGGATGTCGAAGCCTGTGACGAGAAGGTCCGTCGGATAAAAGTCGTTCAGGTCCGCCGTCTGCTTCGGCCAGCCGAAGACGGTGAAGGGGAGCAGACCGGAAGAGAACCACGTATCCAGAACGTCCGTCTCCTGCGTCAGGTCCGCCGAAGAGCATGTTCCGCAGGCAGACGGGGCCTCGCGGGCCACCGTCATCGCGCCGCAGGCGCCGCAGTGCCACGCCGGAATCCGATGCCCCCACCACAACTGCCGCGAAATGCACCAGTCATGAATGTTCCGCATCCACTCGAAGTAGGTCTTGGCGTACATCGCAGGCGTGAAGGTGACATGGCCCTCTTCCACAGCCTGGATCGCCTTGTCTGCCAGCGGCTGAATCTTGATGAACCACTGCTTGGAAAGCCGCGGCTCGATGACTGCGCCCGTCCGCTGGCTCGTCGCCACGGACATCGGGTGGTCCTTGATCTCTACCAGGAAGTCCTCAGTCTCAAGATCGGCAACGATCTTCTCTCGCGCCACATAACGGTCGAGGCCGTTGTAACGCCACTGGGCCTTTATGCCACCGGGCGTAGGTTCTCCGTTCTGGAGAATAGCTTCGCCGTAAAGGCTGATCTGCGCCTTCTCGTCCATGATGATGAGCTTCGGCAGATTGTGCCGTTCGCCGATGGCGAAGTCATTCGGATCGTGTGCAGGCGTCACCTTGACCGCACCGGTACCGAACTCCGGATTCGCCCAGTCGTCGGCCACTACAGGAATCTCTCGTCCCACCAACGGCAGAAGCAACATCTTCCCGATTAGCGAAGCGTAGCGCTCGTCCGTGGGATTCACTGCAACGGCCACATCGCCTAGCATTGTCTCCGGACGAGTCGTTGCGATCACAATGGATCCTGAACCGTCCGCCAGCGGATAGCGCACGTGATACAGCTTGCCCGCGCGGTCCTCATGCACCACTTCCAGGTCGGAGACCGCCGTCTGCTGCACCGGGTCCCAGTTCACGATGTACGCACCGCGATAGATCAGACCCTGCTCATAGAGCTTGACGAAGCACTCCTTCACCGCGGCCGACAGGTTCTCGTCCATGGTGAAATACTCGCGGCTCCAGTCCACGCTCGCGCCCAGGCGTCGCATCTGGTCCGTGATCGCGCCGCCGTACTGCGCCTTCCACTCCCAGACGCGGCCGATAAACTCTTCGCGGGAGAAATCCTCGCGCTTCTTGCCTTCGCTCGCCAGCTGGCGCTCGACCATCATCTGCGTGGCAATGCCGGC
This genomic stretch from Terriglobus saanensis SP1PR4 harbors:
- a CDS encoding valine--tRNA ligase: MPHDLPKAYDPSAIEEKWAEFWVRERLFDVPAGSMESDTQEDPKKFTMLLPPPNVTGRLHMGHMLNQTEMDILTRWHRMRGERALWVPGTDHAGIATQMMVERQLASEGKKREDFSREEFIGRVWEWKAQYGGAITDQMRRLGASVDWSREYFTMDENLSAAVKECFVKLYEQGLIYRGAYIVNWDPVQQTAVSDLEVVHEDRAGKLYHVRYPLADGSGSIVIATTRPETMLGDVAVAVNPTDERYASLIGKMLLLPLVGREIPVVADDWANPEFGTGAVKVTPAHDPNDFAIGERHNLPKLIIMDEKAQISLYGEAILQNGEPTPGGIKAQWRYNGLDRYVAREKIVADLETEDFLVEIKDHPMSVATSQRTGAVIEPRLSKQWFIKIQPLADKAIQAVEEGHVTFTPAMYAKTYFEWMRNIHDWCISRQLWWGHRIPAWHCGACGAMTVAREAPSACGTCSSADLTQETDVLDTWFSSGLLPFTVFGWPKQTADLNDFYPTDLLVTGFDILFFWVARMIMLGTHFMLDVPMPDGLARTLKDAVPFREVYIHALVRDADRQKMSKTKGNVIDPIDIIQRYGTDAVRFTLASQASPGTDVAFSEARTEGNRAFANKIWNAARFLFMQIERAREAGYTMKMGPAAIVTALPDFTPIETRWIFARVRAVCAEVDRALTEYRFDEAASAIYQFFWGEFCDWYLELVKLRLEYVPGIQNPETAVSLAGLVGVFESALRLLSPFMPFLTEEIWHAMYEGDAPAKSIALTRYPQAEDFPADDSAVAAMETLQSLIVTVRGVRKEMAVPEKESAPIQLHGDNRMLALADANRDMLARLARVSDVEFATEALSGANARSTKDFDVAVVYERQIDVAAERERLTKDLVKYEKGLEAASRQLGNEGFLAKAPQSVVDGLKKQQAETQLLCDKTRAALEALPA